TTCCCCACCCGCGGCCGCCAGCAAGTCGGCCAACACATACCACGTGGGACGCGCCACACCCGGCGCCGTGCGCGCCTGCAGGTAACGCTGCACACGGCCACGCAGATTGGTCAGCGTGCCTTCTTCTTCCATCGTGTTGGCGACCGGCAACACCACGGCAGCACGTGCCTCGGCGATGGCCGGCAGCGTGGTGCCCACATACACGAAGGTTGCGGCGCGAGCGAGCACGTCCGTCGGTATGGCCTCAAGACTGTCGCCCACCACGAGCAGCGCGTCACCATCGTTGAGGACTGCGGCGAGCTCAGTCACTTCGGTGAAACCCAGCGCACGGGCGCCCGTGGCGTTGGCGGCGCGTTCCGCACGAAGCGCGAGGTCCGGCGCACCGGGCAGTACGGACTCCTCACCACGCGTGACCGTAAAGCTTCCAACGCCGCCCAGCTGCGTGCGCAAACGCTCGAGCAGGAACAGGGCCTCGTTGGACAGGTTCGGGGACACGTGGACCACCAGACGACGACCGCTGAGGGCCTCGGCCGCCAGCGCGATGGCCTGATCCCATTCCGCGATGGCCAGCCCCTGGCCGGATCGCACCAGCGGCTGATCGGCGCGGTCACGGCGGTTGAACTCGCGATAGCCCGAGCGGCCCACGTCGCAGAGGAAGTACTGGTTCACGGCCTCATTGGGACGTGGCTTGAAACGCACGATCACGTTGTCGCGTGACTCTGCCACCGCGTTGCAGCCCTGGCTGCAGCCCGTGCACACCGTGGGCGCACGATCCAGCTCCCACGCACGCGCCTTGTTGAGGAAATCCTTGCTGAGCAGCGCACCAACCGGGCACAGATCGATGACGTTTGCCGCCCACGGGTTGGTGAGGTCATGTCCTTCGGCCTTGCCGATGAAAGCGCGGTCGCCGCGCTCGGACACGTTCAGCACCGGCTCCTGCGCCACGTCACTCATGAAGCGCACGCAGCGTGTGCAGAGAATGCACCGGTTCTGCACGTACAGGACATCGCCGCCAAAATCCTCCACCGGATTGAAGCGCTTGGGTTCCCGGTAGCGGGACTCTGCGCGCCCTTCGGCGAAGGTGTAGTCCTGCAACTCGCACTCACCCGCCTGATCGCAGATGGGGCAGTCGAGTGGATGGTTGATGAGCAGGAACTCCAGCACACCCTTGCGCGCTTCGAGTGCCTTGGGCGAGTGCACGTGCACAACCTGACCTTCCATCACCGACGTGGCACAGGCCGGCGCCAGCTTGGGCATCTTCTCGACTTCGACGAGGCACATGCGGCACACGCCCGCCACCGGAAGACCCGGGTGGTAGCAATAGTGCGGGATGAGCACACCGGCCGTCTTGGCGGCCTCGAGGATCGACAGACCGTCCGGCACCTGCACCGGCCGGCCTTCAATCGTGAGGTTCACCATCTTCAACTCTGCCATGCGTCCCTCAGGCCGCCGAGGCGCGCAGCGCCGCGGGAACGGTGACCTTCGACGGGTTCGCGGCAATCTTCGCCTCGAACTCGTGGCGGAACTTCTTGAGTCCCGAAATGACCGGCGTCGCGCAGGAATC
The Gemmatimonas sp. UBA7669 genome window above contains:
- a CDS encoding 2Fe-2S iron-sulfur cluster-binding protein, whose amino-acid sequence is MAELKMVNLTIEGRPVQVPDGLSILEAAKTAGVLIPHYCYHPGLPVAGVCRMCLVEVEKMPKLAPACATSVMEGQVVHVHSPKALEARKGVLEFLLINHPLDCPICDQAGECELQDYTFAEGRAESRYREPKRFNPVEDFGGDVLYVQNRCILCTRCVRFMSDVAQEPVLNVSERGDRAFIGKAEGHDLTNPWAANVIDLCPVGALLSKDFLNKARAWELDRAPTVCTGCSQGCNAVAESRDNVIVRFKPRPNEAVNQYFLCDVGRSGYREFNRRDRADQPLVRSGQGLAIAEWDQAIALAAEALSGRRLVVHVSPNLSNEALFLLERLRTQLGGVGSFTVTRGEESVLPGAPDLALRAERAANATGARALGFTEVTELAAVLNDGDALLVVGDSLEAIPTDVLARAATFVYVGTTLPAIAEARAAVVLPVANTMEEEGTLTNLRGRVQRYLQARTAPGVARPTWYVLADLLAAAGGEGRFYLPSEVFGAMTQVHAAFAGLNYEALGLRGLPMPGVAGAATGAMAAGTSGVAP